The genomic stretch ACAGCTAAGAAATTAGGCGTGAGTCGCGATCATGTGGTGGTGACTGTTCAAGATCATGGCAATACATCAGCAGCTTCTATCCCGCTAGCTTTGGATACGGCTGTACGTGCCGGGCAAATTAAGCGTGGCCAGCATCTTTTAATGGAAGGTGTGGGTGGTGGATTTACTTGGGCGGCAGCACTCGTTAAATATTAAATAGAAAAATAATAGGAAAAACTTCATGAAATTTGCTTTTGTATTTCCAGGTCAAGGCTCGCAAGCGGTGGGCATGTTGAATGCTTGGGGTGATAACGCTGAAGTAAAGAGAACATTGGATGAAGCTTCTGAGGCATTGGGTGAAGATGTTGCTAAGTTAATTGCTGAAGGCCCTGCGGAGGCGCTTTCCTTAACAACTAATACACAGCCAGTTATGTTGACTGCTGGTGTAGCCTGTTACCGCGCATGGATTGCTGCAGGTGGTCCTGAGGCATCTGTTATGGCCGGTCATAGTTTGGGTGAATACGGCGCGTTAGTAGCTTCTGGCGTGACTGCATTTAAAGATGCGGTGCCTATGGTGCGTTTTCGTGCGCAAGCGATGCAAGATGCTGTACCTGTTGGTACGGGTGGCATGGCAGCCATTTTAGGTTTGGATGATGATGCCGTGCGTAAAGCTTGTGCTGATGCGCAAGCCGCTACTAATGAAGTGGTTGAAGCTGTCAACTTTAATGCGCCGGCTCAAGTGGTGATTGCGGGCTCTAAGGCTGGTGTGGAAAAAGCTTGCGAGTTGGCAAAGGCTGCTGGCGCTAAGCGTGCTTTACCTTTACCAGTATCGGCGCCTTTCCATTCATCATTATTAAAGCCAGCTTCAGAAAAGCTAGAGACTTATTTGGCTGATAAAACATTTAATGCTCCGCGCATTGATGTGATTAATAACGTTGATGTCAGCGTCTTGAAAGACCCAGCGAGCATAAAGAACGCATTGGTTAGGCAGGCCGCAGCTCCTGTGCGTTGGGTGGAAACCATTCAAGCTATGGCAGCGCAAGGTGTGACGCATGTGGTGGAGTGTGGGCCAGGTAAAGTTTTGGCTGGTATGACGAAACGAATTAATGGGGATCTAAATGGTTTAGCTGTTTATGATCCAGCAACATTGGCTGAAGTAATGGCCGTATTAAAAGCTTAAAAGTTTTAGGAGAGCTTGTGAGTACATTGACAGGACAAATTGCTTTAGTAACGGGCGCCTCAAGGGGTATTGGGCGTGCGATTGCCATGGAATTAGCTAAGCAGGGTGCCGTTGTAATTGGTACGGCAACTAGTGAGTCTGGCGCTAAAGATATTGACGTAGCATTAAAGCCAACTGGCGGTGCGGGTGCGGTATTGAACGTGAATGATCCAGCCGCTTGTGAGGCTTTGATTGATAGCATTGTTAAAGAGCGTGGCGCTTTAAATATTTTGGTGAATAACGCCGGTATTACTCAAGATAACTTGGCTATGCGTATGAAGGACGAGGAGTGGACCTCTGTTATCGACACCAATTTAAGTGCGGTTTTCCGTTTGGCTAGAGGTGTTTTGCGCCCAATGATGAAGGCTAAAGGTGGTCGTATCATTAATATTACTTCTGTGGTGGGTAGTAGCGGTAATCCAGGACAGGCGAACTATGCGGCAGCTAAAGCAGGTGTGGCTGGTATGACGCGTGCCTTGGCACGAGAGATCGGAAGCCGTAATATTACGGTTAACTGTGTAGCGCCTGGTTTTATTGATACGGATATGACTAAAGCGCTTTCAGAAGAACAACAAAATTCATTAAAAGTGAACATTCCCTTGCAACGTCTTGGAACTCCCGAAGATATCGCCAACGCGGTAGCCTTTTTGGCGTCTCCAGGGGCTAGTTACATCACTGGAACGACACTTCATGTGAACGGTGGACTTTATTTGAACTAAATTGGCCCAATAAGCTGATAAAATCTTTTCTCAACATTTTTACAACAACCCCTGGAGGGATTACATGGATAACATCGAACAACGCGTTAAGAAAATCGTAGCCGAGCAATTAGGCAAAGACGAAGCTGAAATTAAGAATGAATCTTCTTTCGTTAATGACTTGGGCGCAGATTCTCTAGACACAGTTGAGTTGGTCATGGCATTGGAAGATGAATTCGGCATCGAAATTCCTGATGAAGAAGCTGAAAAAATCACAACAGTGCAATTGGCTATCGATTTCGCCAAGTCCAAACAAGGCTAATTAGCTGTGAGCCAGTTGAAGGGACAGCGCCGGGTTGTTATTACCGGACTAGGCTTGGTATCACCTGTTGGTAATACCGTCGGTGACGCTTGGAATAATTTATTGGCTGGTCGCAGCGGTATTGCCACCATCACTAAATTTGATCATTCCAATCTTCCTGTGCACTTTGCCGGAGAGGTGAAGGGCTTCAATATCGAGGATTACATTCCTGCTAAAGAAGCTCGTCATATGGATACATTTATTCATTATGGTATCGCTGCCGGTATGCAGGCTTTCAAAGATTCTGGCTTAACAGTTACAGATGAGAATTCTGAAAGAGTTGGTGTTTTGGTTGGTTCCGGTATCGGTGGTTTACCGCTGATCGAGGAAACTCATACTGAATACACCAATCGTGGCGCGCGTCGTATTTCACCATTCTTTGTGCCTGGTTCGATCATTAATATGATCTCTGGACATTTGAGTATCAATCTCAATCTAAAAGGCCCTAACCTTGCTGCTGTGACAGCTTGTACAACAGGTTTGCATAGTTTAGGTTTGGCTGCTCGCTTAATTCAATATGGCGATGCAGATGTGATGATTGCTGGTGGTGCTGAATCAACTATTTCTCCATTGGGAGTAGGTGGTTTTGCTGCGGCACGTGCTTTATCAACACGTAATGATGATCCTGCTACAGCATCTAGACCATGGGATAAAGACCGTGATGGTTTTGTTCTTGGTGAGGGTTCTGGTGTCATGGTTTTGGAAGAGTATGAGCATGCAAAAGCTCGTGGCGCCAAGATCTATGCCGAGTTAGCAGGGTTTGGTATGAGTGGTGATGCTTATCACATGACTGCCCCTAATATGGATGGCCCACGTCGTTGCATGGTGAATGCATTAAAAGACGCCGGTGTTAACCCAGATCAGGTGCACTATGTGAATGCGCATGGCACTTCTACACCGTTGGGTGATAAGAATGAGACGGAAGCTCTTAAAGCTGCGTTAGGCGCTGCTGCTAAGGGTGTGGTTGTGAATTCAACCAAGTCTATGACTGGTCACCTACTAGGCGGTGCAGGTGGTTTGGAGTCTGTATTTACTGTGCTTGCTTTGCATCATCAAAAATCTCCACCAACCATCAATATTTTCAATCAAGATCCAGAGTGTGATTTAGATTATTGCGCTAATACGGCTCGAGATTTGAAAATTGAAGTGGCGGTTAAAAATAACTTTGGATTCGGCGGTACAAACGGCACGATTGTTTTCCGCAAAATCTAAATGTTGTGAATATGACTTAATAAAGGCCTCTGATGAGGCCTTTATTTTTTCTGAAACACTTGAAAAATGGCTGTAAAAAACCATATATTTGGCAGGTGTATCGGGCCTTAGGTAAATATTGGCTGAATGTTCTAAAGTATCGTTTATGAAGAAAAAAATAATCACTCTCCTACATCGTTCTGTTTTAGTTAGCCTTGCCTTGGGCGGGTATGTTTACGCTCAATCAACGGCCACGCCAACACCATCAACAGCATCGCCAATAACATCTGCAGCACCAGCGGCGCCTATGGTGACAAGAGGTTATCCGGATTTTGCTGATTTGGTGGAAAAAGCGAGCCCAGCAGTTGTTAATATCAGAACGACTGAAAAAGTGGTGGTACGCCAAGCTCAACAAGGATTCCCAGGTCTTCCAGGTTTGGATGATGATCAAGCGGAGTTTTTTAGAAGATTCTTTGGTTTGCCGGCCCCTAACTCCAAGCAGCAACCGGCACCTAATAAAAAAGCTCCTCAAGAAGAGCTAAATCGGGGTGTTGGTTCTGGTTTCATTATTGAGAGCAGTGGTTACATTTTGACAAACGCGCACGTCGTGGATGGTGCCGATACCATTTATGTCACTTTGACTGATAAGCGCGAATTTAAAGCCAAACTGATTGGCGCGGATAAGCGCACTGATGTGGCTTTGGTCAAAATTGAAGCAACCGGATTGCCACGTTTAACGGTGGGCGATTCTTCTCGTGTGCGTGTGGGGGAGTGGGTGTTGGCTATTGGTTCACCATTTGGTTTAGAAAATACGGTGACTGCTGGTATTGTTTCAGCTAAAAGTCGTGATACAGGCGATTATTTGCCATTTATTCAGACAGATGTGGCTGTAAACCCAGGTAACTCAGGTGGACCATTAATCAATACACGTGGTGAAGTTATCGGCATTAATTCCCAAATCTTCTCTAGGTCTGGCGGTTACATGGGTATTTCATTCGCTATTCCGATGGATGAGGCGATGCGTGTATCCAATCAATTAAAGGCGAGCGGTAAGGTGAGCCGCGGTCGCATTGGTGTTGCGATTGCCGAGGTAAGCAAAGAGTTGGCTGAAAGTTTGGGTTTGAGTAAAGCTAGAGGCGCTTTGGTTCGTAATGTGGAGTCGGGCGCTCCCGCTGAAAAAGCTGGCTTGGAAGCTGGTGATGTCATCTTGACTTTCAATGATCGTGCGATTGATAAATCATCTGATTTGCCTCGTATTGTCGGTGATACACGTCCTGGCACGAAAGCGCCTATTCAAGTGTGGCGCAAAGGCGCTCAAAAAGATTTGATGATCACGGTCGTTGATTTAGAACCAAGTGAAAAAACAGCCGCGAAGAAAACAGATGCTGATAGCGGTAGTGCTGCTAGCAATAGTTTTGGTGTGACTGTGGCTGATATCGGAGACGCT from Polynucleobacter sp. MWH-Spelu-300-X4 encodes the following:
- the fabD gene encoding ACP S-malonyltransferase; translated protein: MKFAFVFPGQGSQAVGMLNAWGDNAEVKRTLDEASEALGEDVAKLIAEGPAEALSLTTNTQPVMLTAGVACYRAWIAAGGPEASVMAGHSLGEYGALVASGVTAFKDAVPMVRFRAQAMQDAVPVGTGGMAAILGLDDDAVRKACADAQAATNEVVEAVNFNAPAQVVIAGSKAGVEKACELAKAAGAKRALPLPVSAPFHSSLLKPASEKLETYLADKTFNAPRIDVINNVDVSVLKDPASIKNALVRQAAAPVRWVETIQAMAAQGVTHVVECGPGKVLAGMTKRINGDLNGLAVYDPATLAEVMAVLKA
- the fabG gene encoding 3-oxoacyl-ACP reductase FabG yields the protein MSTLTGQIALVTGASRGIGRAIAMELAKQGAVVIGTATSESGAKDIDVALKPTGGAGAVLNVNDPAACEALIDSIVKERGALNILVNNAGITQDNLAMRMKDEEWTSVIDTNLSAVFRLARGVLRPMMKAKGGRIINITSVVGSSGNPGQANYAAAKAGVAGMTRALAREIGSRNITVNCVAPGFIDTDMTKALSEEQQNSLKVNIPLQRLGTPEDIANAVAFLASPGASYITGTTLHVNGGLYLN
- the acpP gene encoding acyl carrier protein, encoding MDNIEQRVKKIVAEQLGKDEAEIKNESSFVNDLGADSLDTVELVMALEDEFGIEIPDEEAEKITTVQLAIDFAKSKQG
- the fabF gene encoding beta-ketoacyl-ACP synthase II — its product is MKGQRRVVITGLGLVSPVGNTVGDAWNNLLAGRSGIATITKFDHSNLPVHFAGEVKGFNIEDYIPAKEARHMDTFIHYGIAAGMQAFKDSGLTVTDENSERVGVLVGSGIGGLPLIEETHTEYTNRGARRISPFFVPGSIINMISGHLSINLNLKGPNLAAVTACTTGLHSLGLAARLIQYGDADVMIAGGAESTISPLGVGGFAAARALSTRNDDPATASRPWDKDRDGFVLGEGSGVMVLEEYEHAKARGAKIYAELAGFGMSGDAYHMTAPNMDGPRRCMVNALKDAGVNPDQVHYVNAHGTSTPLGDKNETEALKAALGAAAKGVVVNSTKSMTGHLLGGAGGLESVFTVLALHHQKSPPTINIFNQDPECDLDYCANTARDLKIEVAVKNNFGFGGTNGTIVFRKI
- a CDS encoding DegQ family serine endoprotease, with the protein product MVTRGYPDFADLVEKASPAVVNIRTTEKVVVRQAQQGFPGLPGLDDDQAEFFRRFFGLPAPNSKQQPAPNKKAPQEELNRGVGSGFIIESSGYILTNAHVVDGADTIYVTLTDKREFKAKLIGADKRTDVALVKIEATGLPRLTVGDSSRVRVGEWVLAIGSPFGLENTVTAGIVSAKSRDTGDYLPFIQTDVAVNPGNSGGPLINTRGEVIGINSQIFSRSGGYMGISFAIPMDEAMRVSNQLKASGKVSRGRIGVAIAEVSKELAESLGLSKARGALVRNVESGAPAEKAGLEAGDVILTFNDRAIDKSSDLPRIVGDTRPGTKAPIQVWRKGAQKDLMITVVDLEPSEKTAAKKTDADSGSAASNSFGVTVADIGDAKRRELAIKAGVEIQSLGDGPLARVGARIGDVIVRVGDVDITNAKQFEATIKAIPKNKAVAVFLRRNDTTLVVPVKPAS